Proteins found in one Kwoniella bestiolae CBS 10118 chromosome 1, complete sequence genomic segment:
- a CDS encoding acetyl-CoA carboxylase, biotin carboxylase subunit — MRAIARASRPVSRRPPPGITPTLLTRTRLLPIPLPHRQARHLSSLHSSQPSPTSSPALPDLIGSSSGVKPHFKKILIANRGEIACRIIRTARKLGVKTVAVFSEADRGCIHVQMADEAYCIGPAPSSESYLNIDKILAVAKATGAEAIHPGYGFLSESSVFAERIKDAGLVFIGPPTSAIKSMGSKRESKEIMTAAGVPCVPGYHGSDQSPSALLAGAEQTGYPLLIKPTHGGGGKGMRIVRDPNAFEDELISAKREAIKSFSNDEVLLERWLEKPRHVEVQVFADTLGNTVALSERDCSVQRRHQKIIEEAPAPGLSDKLKKDFAEKAVAAAKAVNYVGAGTVEFIMDAETGEYFFMEMNTRLQVEHPVTEMVTGVDLVEWQLSVAAGNQLPMTQDQIPVIGHAFEARIYAERPESNFLPDAGRLLHTKAPVNVPHRLETGFWEGDEISSYYDPMISKLIVHGPDRSSALSLLRSALGEYQVVGPSTNIEFLKSVAGHEVFARGPVETSFVPTYQTDLFPPRHIPTNVLVQAALYLTLRSEKDHQSLGDGPWSKLVNRRFGDEVIKEYKIDDHLVRLRHIDQGYMVSIDLGEWTNIESSKLDSGGIELVSEIGTDHCTSTIIPVVGHGKNAAEEKLHVFASSSHYILSHQPTVLEDPSLFTSTSSGSNEDKLISPMPATVIEVKVKIGDQVKENQVLVVLESMKMEISIRANRDGLVGGVSVEKGRVVQEGEVLVELAKAG; from the exons ATGAGAGCCATCGCTCGAGCATCTCGACCTGTCTCTCGCAGGCCTCCTCCAGGAATCACACCCACTCTACTCACCAGAACGCGTCTTCTACCTATACCTCTCCCACATAGACAAGCTAGACATCTAAGctctcttcactcttctcaGCCCTctcctacctcctctcctgctctgCCAGATCTGATCGGCAGCTCTTCAGGTGTCAAACCTCATTTCAAGAAGATCCTAATCGCTAACAG AGGAGAGATAGCATGTCGGATCATTCGGACCGCCCGGAAGCTCGGCGTAAAGACTGTCGCAGTCTTCAGTGAGGCTGATAGAGGATGTATACATGTTCAGATG GCAGACGAAGCGTATTGCATTGGTCCTGCCCCCAGCTCAGAAAGCTAT CTAAACATCGATAAGATCCTAGCAGTAGCCAAAGCGACAGGAGCAGAG GCAATTCACCCAGGATACGGCTTCCTATCCGAATCGTCCGTCTTTGCCGAACGTATCAAGGACGCAGGTCTGGTGTTCATCGGTCCACCCACGTCTGCTATAAAGAGTATGGGCTCGAAAAGGGAGAGTAAGGAGATCATGACTG CTGCGGGTGTACCATGTGTACC GGGATATCACGGCTCCGACCAATCCCCCTCAGCCCTCCTGGCGGGAGCGGAGCAAACGGGCTATCCCCTCCTTATCAAACCGACCcacggaggaggaggcaagGGAATGCGAATCGTCCGTGATCCCAATGCATTCGAGGATGAATTGATCTCAGCAAAACGAGAAGCCATCAAATCATTTTCCAACGATGAGGTCTTGTTGGAAAGATGGCTGGAGAAGCCTAGACATGTCGAAGTTCAGGTGTTTGCGGATACTTTGGGGAATACTGTGGCGCTCTCTGAGAGGGATTGCTCGGTTCAGAGGAGACATCAGA agatcatcgaagaagctcCTGCGCCTGGGTTGAGTGATAAGCTTAAGAAGGATTTTGCGGAGAAAGCTGTTGCTGCGGCTAAGGCAGTTAATTA CGTCGGCGCAGGGACTGTTGAGTTTATCATGGACGCTGAGACGGGAGAGTACTTCTTCATGGAAAT GAATACACGACTTCAAGTAGA ACATCCTGTCACGGAGATGGTGACCGGTGTCGACCTTGTGGAATGGCAATTATCT GTCGCAGCTGGAAATCAATTACCCATGACTCAAGATCAGATACCCGTTATTGGACATGCATTCGAAGCTAGGATATATGCCGAGAGACCTGAGTC CAACTTCCTACCAGACGCAGGAAGGTTGCTACATACCAAAGCACCTGTCAACGTACCTCATAGACTTGAAACGGGTTTCTGGGAAGGTGACGAGATTAGCTCGTACTACGATCCAATG ATATCCAAACTCATTGTTCATGGTCCTGATCGATCATCTGCTTTGTCCCTTCTTCGATCAGCTCTGGGCGAATATCAGGTGGTCGGACCTTCTACCAATATAGAGTTTTTGAAGAGTGTAGCGGGGCATGAGGTGTTTGCGAGAGGTCCTGTCGAGACTAGCTTTGTGCCG ACATACCAAACAGACCTCTTCCCCCCTCGTCATATCCCCACAAACGTCCTAGTTCAAGCGGCTCTCTACCTCACTCTGAGATCTGAGAAAGACCATCAATCGTTGGGTGATGGACCGTGGTCAAAACTTGTCAACCGTCGATTCGGCGATGAGGTGATCAAAGAATACAagatagatgatcatctcGTTAGACTCAGGCATATCGATCAGGGATATATGGTCAGTATAGATTTGGGTGAATGGACGAACATCGAATCGAGCAAATTAGATTCAGGAGGTATAGAGCTAGTCAGTGAGATAGGGACCGATCACTGTACATCTACGATTATCCCTGTAGTTGGACATGGTAAGAACGCAGCAGAGGAGAAATTACACGTAtttgcatcttcctctcattATATCCTATCTCATCAGCCTACAGTACTTGAAGATCCCTCTTTATTTACTTCGACCTCGAGTGGCAGTAATGAAGATAAGTTGATATCGCCAATGCCAGCTACGGTAATAGAAGTAAAAGTGAAAATTGGGGATCAAGTGAAAGAGAATCAAGTGCTGGTGGTACTTGAAAGtatgaagatggagatatcCATTAGAGCGAAcagagatgggttggtgggAGGCGTGAGCGTTGAGAAAGGACGGGTAGttcaggagggagaggtgtTGGTTGAATTGGCCAAAGCGGGTTAA
- a CDS encoding mitochondrial 37S ribosomal protein uS15m encodes MSFPLPSLIPSSIAGPSRIRLFSTTPVSNVSKRKLIAKRRKAANLELQASRIIKPESVDPVLGRVNYRAPSSRALSSTQSPPPQPENEWSNSKLKGVLLNYDEIAYSPPPNYAQGERPKYLVPGISPSDEDLLFGALPHISTELSYSTSNSGGANATGSVEVEQNRQSEMLMRILDLRNSSKSSVNFLNRQRVIDAFGGGKDTGSSKVQAALLTSKIHNLLSHTLQNPKDTSNKRSLRLLVQERARHLKYFKRTNSKEAYDGLLGDLGLEKGAVEGELRFAF; translated from the exons ATGtcattccccctcccctccctcattCCCTCATCTATCGCCGGTCCCTCGCGAATCCGTCTattctccaccacccccgTATCAAACGTATCCAAACGCAAGCTCATAGCCAAACGGCGCAAAGCTGCCAACCTCGAACTCCAAGCCTCCAGAATCATCAAACCCGAATCCGTCGATCCTGTCCTGGGAAGAGTCAACTACCGAGCACCCTCTTCACGAGCATTGTCTTCGACCCAAAGTCCACCCCCTCAACCAGAGAACGAATGGTCCAATTCCAAGCTCAAGGGTGTTCTATTAAACTACGACGAAATCGCCTattcccctcctccaaacTATGCTCAGGGCGAACGACCGAAGTACCTCGTACCAGGAATAAGTCCCTCCGATGAGGATCTGCTATTTGGTGCTCTGCCGCATATCTCCACTGAGCTGAGTTACTCCACCTCGAACAGTGGGGGGGCGAATGCCACTGGGAGTGTGGAGGTGGAGCAGAATAGGCAGAGCGAGATGCTCATGCGGATATTGGATTTGAGAAACTCGTCCAAGAGTAGTGTGAATTTTTTGAATAGACAGAGAGTGATTGATGCGTTTGGCGGTGGGAAGGATACGGGTAGTTCGAAGGTACAGG CCGCCCTCCTAACATCCAAGATCCAcaatctcctctcccacACGCTGCAAAACCCCAAAGACACCTCTAACAAGCGCTCCCTCCGTCTGCTCGTACAAGAACGAGCGAGGCATCTAAAGTATTTCAAGAGGACAAATTCAAAGGAAGCGTACGATGGTTTATTAGGTGATCTCGGCTTGGAGAAGGGCGCGGTCGAGGGGGAGTTGAGATTTGCTTTTTAG